The following proteins are co-located in the Hypomesus transpacificus isolate Combined female chromosome 23, fHypTra1, whole genome shotgun sequence genome:
- the LOC124484996 gene encoding interleukin-1 receptor type 2 isoform X1, producing MNLFMQCSIATVVWLLALLISDPVDGFPSPLLKDSCVSVSEELDQFRVQGEAVVLGFPGLVGYLTKRNHLTTSGGYSFLIVKGNGATGPEEEEEAEEKRVLQREQNLWLLPARLSDSGEYTCIYRKDSVCVTGNIILRVYENMLSGIDKMHYPIFDQAGKDVELTCPHISAFNRTQEIQWFKDSRPTALPMGSGRYYRERWNKMVITDVSRSDEGFYTCVLQVHANNHQYTVSRITKLHVEMPKIDPHSHTTQPSTGLASSPTSGAASTPTSRLATTPTSPPTGKTFQSTLHTTVIQSPRIVLPLHGAVFEGRSGAELEMLCKVLTHCQSLNFTVVTWLVDGQLLEDSYFNGRALQGERRTTRVAEGCHVEVRLVVWGLTGADSRRSLACVTHNQAGGQEVQALIRLDDSETQWLVGTVGLVVVFLLVISVLLCHLLRPWRKEHYVLAAQDSSL from the exons ATGAATCTGTTCATGCAGTGTTCCATAGCCACGGTGGTATGGCTGTTAGCTCTTCTCATCTCTGATCCAGTCGATGGATTTCCTTCTCCGCTTCTGAAAG ACAGCTGTGTGAGCGTGTCTGAGGAGCTGGACCAATTCCGTGTCCAGGGTGAGGCTGTGGTTCTGGGCTTCCCCGGGCTGGTCGGGTACCTCACCAAACGGAACCACCTCACCACCTCAGGTGGCTACAGCTTCCTCATCGTCAAAGGCAACGGAGCGACTGGcccggaggaggaagaggaggcggaggaaAAAAGGGTTCTGCAGCGAGAACAGAACTTGTGGCTCCTCCCAGCTCGGCTGTCAGACTCTGGAGAGTACACTTGCATCTACAG AAAGGACTCTGTCTGCGTGACAGGCAACATCATTCTGCGCGTGTATGAGAACATGCTGAGTGGCATAGACAAAATGCACTACCCTATATTTGACCAAGCAGGAAAAGATGTTGAACTCACCTGTCCACACATCTCAGCCTTCAACAGGACACAGGAGATACAGTGGTTCAAG GACTCCAGACCCACAGCGCTCCCTATGGGCAGTGGTCGCTActacagggagagatggaacaaGATGGTCATCACTGACGTGAGCAGATCAGACGAGGGTTTCTATACGTGTGTTCTGCAAGTGCATGCCAACAACCACCAGTACACAGTGAGCAGAATTACGAAGCTCCACGTAGAAA tgcCTAAGATAGACCCACATAGCCACACCACTCAGCCCAGCACTGGCTTGGCCTCATCTCCAACCTCAGGTGCTGCCTCAACTCCAACCTCACGCTTGGCCACCACCCCAACCTCCCCCCCAACTGGCAAGACCTTCCAAAGCACACTCCACA CGACAGTGATACAGAGCCCAAGGATCGTGCTCCCTCTACACGGAGCCGTGTTTGAAGGCCGTTCTG GTGCAGAACTGGAGATGTTATGCAAGGTTCTGACGCATTGCCAATCATTAAACTTCACCGTGGTCACATGGTTGGTGGATGGCCAATTACTGGAGGATTCCTACTTTAATGGGCGGGCTCTACAGGGTGAGAGAAG GACCACCAGAGTGGCGGAGGGTTGTCatgtggaggtgaggctggtcgtttggggcctgactggggcaGACTCCAGGAGAAGCCTGGCGTGTGTGACTCACAACCAGGCGGGAGGGCAGGAGGTCCAGGCCCTCATCAGACTAGACG ACTCGGAGACCCAGTGGCTGGTGGGGACGGTGGGCTTGGTGGTCGTCTTCCTGCTGGTGatctctgtgctgctgtgtcacCTGCTTCGGCCCTGGAGGAAGGAGCACTACGTCCTGGCTGCACAGGACAGCTCCCTCTAG
- the LOC124484996 gene encoding interleukin-1 receptor type 2 isoform X2, with protein MDIWCSIATVVWLLALLISDPVDGFPSPLLKDSCVSVSEELDQFRVQGEAVVLGFPGLVGYLTKRNHLTTSGGYSFLIVKGNGATGPEEEEEAEEKRVLQREQNLWLLPARLSDSGEYTCIYRKDSVCVTGNIILRVYENMLSGIDKMHYPIFDQAGKDVELTCPHISAFNRTQEIQWFKDSRPTALPMGSGRYYRERWNKMVITDVSRSDEGFYTCVLQVHANNHQYTVSRITKLHVEMPKIDPHSHTTQPSTGLASSPTSGAASTPTSRLATTPTSPPTGKTFQSTLHTTVIQSPRIVLPLHGAVFEGRSGAELEMLCKVLTHCQSLNFTVVTWLVDGQLLEDSYFNGRALQGERRTTRVAEGCHVEVRLVVWGLTGADSRRSLACVTHNQAGGQEVQALIRLDDSETQWLVGTVGLVVVFLLVISVLLCHLLRPWRKEHYVLAAQDSSL; from the exons ATGGACATTTGG TGTTCCATAGCCACGGTGGTATGGCTGTTAGCTCTTCTCATCTCTGATCCAGTCGATGGATTTCCTTCTCCGCTTCTGAAAG ACAGCTGTGTGAGCGTGTCTGAGGAGCTGGACCAATTCCGTGTCCAGGGTGAGGCTGTGGTTCTGGGCTTCCCCGGGCTGGTCGGGTACCTCACCAAACGGAACCACCTCACCACCTCAGGTGGCTACAGCTTCCTCATCGTCAAAGGCAACGGAGCGACTGGcccggaggaggaagaggaggcggaggaaAAAAGGGTTCTGCAGCGAGAACAGAACTTGTGGCTCCTCCCAGCTCGGCTGTCAGACTCTGGAGAGTACACTTGCATCTACAG AAAGGACTCTGTCTGCGTGACAGGCAACATCATTCTGCGCGTGTATGAGAACATGCTGAGTGGCATAGACAAAATGCACTACCCTATATTTGACCAAGCAGGAAAAGATGTTGAACTCACCTGTCCACACATCTCAGCCTTCAACAGGACACAGGAGATACAGTGGTTCAAG GACTCCAGACCCACAGCGCTCCCTATGGGCAGTGGTCGCTActacagggagagatggaacaaGATGGTCATCACTGACGTGAGCAGATCAGACGAGGGTTTCTATACGTGTGTTCTGCAAGTGCATGCCAACAACCACCAGTACACAGTGAGCAGAATTACGAAGCTCCACGTAGAAA tgcCTAAGATAGACCCACATAGCCACACCACTCAGCCCAGCACTGGCTTGGCCTCATCTCCAACCTCAGGTGCTGCCTCAACTCCAACCTCACGCTTGGCCACCACCCCAACCTCCCCCCCAACTGGCAAGACCTTCCAAAGCACACTCCACA CGACAGTGATACAGAGCCCAAGGATCGTGCTCCCTCTACACGGAGCCGTGTTTGAAGGCCGTTCTG GTGCAGAACTGGAGATGTTATGCAAGGTTCTGACGCATTGCCAATCATTAAACTTCACCGTGGTCACATGGTTGGTGGATGGCCAATTACTGGAGGATTCCTACTTTAATGGGCGGGCTCTACAGGGTGAGAGAAG GACCACCAGAGTGGCGGAGGGTTGTCatgtggaggtgaggctggtcgtttggggcctgactggggcaGACTCCAGGAGAAGCCTGGCGTGTGTGACTCACAACCAGGCGGGAGGGCAGGAGGTCCAGGCCCTCATCAGACTAGACG ACTCGGAGACCCAGTGGCTGGTGGGGACGGTGGGCTTGGTGGTCGTCTTCCTGCTGGTGatctctgtgctgctgtgtcacCTGCTTCGGCCCTGGAGGAAGGAGCACTACGTCCTGGCTGCACAGGACAGCTCCCTCTAG